The Sesamum indicum cultivar Zhongzhi No. 13 linkage group LG6, S_indicum_v1.0, whole genome shotgun sequence genomic interval CATGTTAGGACCAtcaaaataacattataaagTGCTGGTACAAAAACCAGACTAAATGATCAAAACCAAAGAGACTGATTCTAGTTTATTACAAATTGTCATCTCTCTTGATCATCAATCTCCAAGCTTGTGTAAATCCCAGTACCAGAATCGGATGCCATTTAGCAGCTGCCCCTACACAGTGATCCAAACAGAAATCCAATGCCATCAGCAGCTACTCCTACACAATGATcccaacaaaattatatacataagcCCTTCCATGCTTAAAATCAATACTCAACAAATGATGAAGAgcaaaatatgtataaaaggaaCAATCAATGACAAAGACCTCTTAGAAGTACTAATAAagtatagaaagaaaaataactattgTAATACAGTATATTTTGCTACAAAAGACTGGAACCAAGATTTTGTTATATGGCAAACTATTACAAGTCTTCTTAGCATAGTTATCTGAAGAGGCTAAAGGCCCCCAAGGGGCAGCAACAAGTGGGCTGGGCCCCTTATACTGAGGCTCCAGTCTTCAGTTCATAAGTGACCTTAATTGTGTTCCTATACCTTTTCAAAAATGTAAAAGGATGAACGAAACTCCTCAGCTTTCAACATTTCTTCCTTTCGGGTAGGATACATAGAGTAAAACATATCGATAttacaacaattatattatacagATTTTTGAAACAGAGGAAGTTCAAAATTCCCAACACTTCATCCATAGCTATTTGACACTTTCAGACTCCAAAATTTAGAGTGCAAAGTCATCAAGCTATCAGTGTTGGAGTTTCTGAAAATGAATAACAATATAACTGCAAGGAATGAGAAAAAACTATGTGttgcagaaacaaaaaacaagagaatAGAGGTCGGTGATTCATTCACCCCCAAGGTTAGGCGATCAAAATGGGGAAATCAGCAGTTAGGCCACATATAAACGGAATACAGCATAAATTTTTGGACCACAGGAACCATAAGCAGAGTGCTTCAactacaaaactaaaatagcCACTCATAAGATTTACTGCTATGACCATAACATCTAATTTCCAGGTTAGTAAGTTTACAGTGGTTCAGTGAAGCAGCAAAAACCATAAACCATCCAGCAATACAACATTTGTTGGCCGCTTGGCATGCAATATGAGCTACAACCAGAAGTTCAATGATCTTTTACATGAACTGAACAAAAAGATTCATGACTAAGTTTTGGTCCGCCATCTATTATCCTTCATAACATCATTCTAGCAGAAGATACAGACAGCATGATAACTACACAATTTACCATGATTGATAATGATTTTGCCTTCCTTTTTGAGCTAAAATATTCCTAATCATGTGGATTTATTGCATTTTGCTGAGCCAACTAAACGTGCCCACGCTCAGTGCTCCAGTCAACgctgaagaaaaaaaagaaaagatgcgATTTGCATGAAAGGAAAAGGAATTATTTACTGCGATTTTTGGAAAGGATCTCTTGATTTTTTGACTGATGTATATGTACTTAACCACCTCCTATGTCTAGGTTCGTAGGATGTTTTTAGTATAAATTGNNNNNNNNNNNNNNNNNNNNNNNNNNNNNNNNNNNNNNNNNNNNNNNNNNNNNNNNNNNNNNNNNNNNNNNNNNNtgtgggggggggggggggggggggtctcTCAATTCCGGGagatattgaatttgattgacAACTTCACTTTCAgattcttctttaattttaattcaaagcaCATAGGAAACCTGTGGGAACAATGTGTAcaattttcatacaaaataaCAGCAATAACTCAATAGTAAAATGACCAGTTccaacaaaaaaggaaaaatgaaaaagagaacAAGCAACTTGTATGCTTGAACCTACTTTATCTAATAAATCTAATACCAGAGCTACCAAGACGAAATCAaagattataatttgatatcaGAATCAACCAATCTACATCTCCATATGACAGTTGCAAAATCAGATAGAAAGTCACTATCTCAGTTACCAGAGATATTTCCCCTTGGACTTATTTGTACTCGAATGATGGTGGACTTGGAGCATCAAAGCTCTCCAAAACCTTTGTCTTGCTTCCATTGTTAGCACTTGTCTCCTCCTTCTTCCCACCACCAAAAAAGCCTCCAAACCACGAAGatgatgaggaagaagatgaaggtTGTggcgatgatgatgatgatgaggatcCAGCTCCCATACTCTCAACATTTACTGGAGCTTGTCCAGGAATTTGCCCCATTGGATACCCAGGCACACCAGGCGCGTTCGGTAGTGGCTCCTCCATAGGTGGAAAGCTCTGTGGTCCACTCATAActttatttaacataataCCAGCTCCTTCAATCAAAGCAAGTAACACACCACCAAATAGTGCTGATCGTGAAGCAGCACCTAGTCCCTGCCGCATTTGCAGAAAACCTCCAGTGGCTGCGCCAGCTATGATGGAATTCCAGGGATCCTCTTTCTGTCGGATGTATACCATTGTGCAGTCAAACGTGGAAAAGAGCCCACCCCACACTGCAAAACTACCACCAACACGAGGAGCATTCATGCGGACAGCTTGAGATCCCCCAACCAGACGCTCACCTTTAGGAGAGTTATAGATACCCTTCAAAAAATGGAAAGCTGCACCACCAACAGCGCCCATGCCAAAGGCTCCGCCGACATCATCAAGAATACGGTCAGGGCAAGGTTCTCGTGATGTTTCTGGGGTACCCATGGATCAGAACCACCAAGAAGTGGAAAAAGATGGAGAGTTTACAGTTTTTGAGGGAGAAACCTAGGCAGACAAGCTAGTTCTTCGGATCAGTCTTTCAATCGATCTTGACAGCCGCTGCAATtgaatcatatttaaattcttgaattccAAAGACAAACGAACATCTGCAACAAACCCGTGCTGAAGAAATGGAGGGTAATAACAAAGAAttgattcaagaaaaagaataccaATATTTCACATCTAGAATCAAAATCCAGAGCCTACCGATTTGGTTTGCCGGGAAAATAGCAAttcaatatacaaaataagctcaaaatcaaatttctcaTAAATCCAAAAAATCACAGAAGACAGGAATACTACCGATACATTACGTTCCCAAAACTTCAGCAATCACATCGAGTTACATAAAATAGATATTAGGGTTTACCTCAAAACGCGGCGTTTCGTGAGCTGAGGAGGACTGGAGAAGGAAGGCCGGTGTGGTGTGCAAAAGCCGAAGAGAGTGACGAATGAAGCTAATTATAGGGCTAATGTTAACTTGGGCCGTTAGCCCAAACACTAATTGGGCCAagacaaataaatttg includes:
- the LOC105164719 gene encoding mitochondrial import inner membrane translocase subunit TIM17-2-like, whose protein sequence is MGTPETSREPCPDRILDDVGGAFGMGAVGGAAFHFLKGIYNSPKGERLVGGSQAVRMNAPRVGGSFAVWGGLFSTFDCTMVYIRQKEDPWNSIIAGAATGGFLQMRQGLGAASRSALFGGVLLALIEGAGIMLNKVMSGPQSFPPMEEPLPNAPGVPGYPMGQIPGQAPVNVESMGAGSSSSSSSPQPSSSSSSSSWFGGFFGGGKKEETSANNGSKTKVLESFDAPSPPSFEYK